In one Nostoc sp. KVJ3 genomic region, the following are encoded:
- a CDS encoding cyclic nucleotide-binding domain-containing protein has protein sequence MIVTQDKALANVFRQMATGAFPPVVETFERNKTIFFPGDPAERVYFLLKGAVKLSRVYEAGE, from the coding sequence ATGATCGTGACACAAGATAAAGCCCTAGCAAATGTATTTCGTCAGATGGCGACCGGGGCGTTTCCGCCAGTTGTGGAAACGTTTGAACGCAATAAAACGATCTTTTTTCCTGGCGATCCTGCCGAACGAGTTTATTTTCTTTTGAAAGGTGCTGTTAAACTTTCTAGGGTGTACGAGGCAGGAGAG
- the fabI gene encoding enoyl-ACP reductase FabI, with product MLNLTGKNALVTGIANNRSIAWGIAQQLHKAGANLGITYLPDERGKMEKKVAELVEPLNPSLFLPCNVQDEEQIQSTFETIREQWGKLDILIHCLAFASKDDLSGDFSQTSRSGFNTALEISTYSLVQLSGAAKPLMTEGGSIVTLTYLGGVRAIPNYNVMGVAKAGLEMSVRYLAAELGPQNIRVNAISAGPIRTLASSAVGGILDMIHHVEEVAPLRRTVTQLEVGNAAAFLCSDLSSGITGQVLYVDSGYEIMGM from the coding sequence ATGCTGAATCTGACTGGAAAAAATGCTCTTGTTACAGGTATTGCCAATAACCGCTCGATCGCCTGGGGCATCGCCCAACAGCTGCATAAAGCCGGAGCAAACCTCGGTATTACCTACCTGCCGGATGAACGCGGCAAAATGGAGAAAAAAGTCGCGGAGTTGGTAGAACCTCTCAACCCAAGCTTATTTCTTCCCTGTAATGTCCAAGATGAGGAACAGATTCAATCTACCTTTGAGACAATTCGTGAGCAATGGGGGAAGTTAGACATCCTCATCCATTGTTTGGCTTTTGCCAGCAAAGACGATTTGAGTGGAGATTTTAGCCAAACCTCTCGTTCTGGCTTCAACACCGCCTTAGAAATCAGTACCTACTCACTGGTGCAGTTAAGTGGTGCAGCTAAACCTTTGATGACAGAGGGAGGTAGCATCGTCACCTTGACATATTTAGGTGGTGTTAGAGCAATCCCTAACTACAACGTTATGGGAGTTGCCAAGGCGGGATTAGAAATGAGTGTGCGTTACCTAGCTGCTGAACTAGGGCCGCAAAATATCCGCGTCAATGCCATCTCCGCAGGCCCCATCCGCACCTTAGCATCTTCAGCAGTAGGCGGGATTTTGGATATGATTCATCATGTAGAAGAAGTAGCTCCCCTGCGTCGTACCGTCACTCAGCTAGAAGTAGGCAACGCTGCCGCTTTCTTGTGTAGTGATTTGTCCAGTGGTATTACCGGACAAGTTCTATATGTAGATTCAGGATATGAAATTATGGGAATGTGA
- the hisB gene encoding imidazoleglycerol-phosphate dehydratase HisB, with product MQISQINSNYDRLTQTPRIATVHRTTGETDVQVTINLDGKGTCTVATGIPFLDHMLHQIASHGLIDIDVQAKGDLEIDDHHTNEDVGITLGQAFNQALGDRKGIVRFGNFLAPLDEALVQVALDFSGRPHLSYGLQIPTQRVGTYDTQLVREFFVAIVNHSQMTLHIRQLDGINSHHIIEATFKAFARATRLAVEIDSRRAGVIPSSKGVL from the coding sequence ATGCAAATCAGCCAAATTAATTCAAACTACGATCGCTTAACTCAAACCCCTCGGATTGCCACTGTTCATCGTACTACTGGTGAAACTGATGTGCAAGTTACCATCAACCTCGATGGTAAAGGAACTTGCACAGTAGCAACAGGCATTCCGTTTTTGGATCACATGTTGCATCAAATTGCCTCCCACGGGCTAATTGATATAGATGTCCAAGCCAAGGGAGACTTAGAGATTGATGACCATCACACCAATGAAGATGTAGGCATTACCTTGGGCCAAGCTTTCAACCAAGCACTAGGCGACAGAAAAGGTATTGTCCGCTTTGGTAATTTTCTTGCACCATTGGATGAAGCCTTAGTTCAGGTAGCGCTAGACTTTTCTGGACGGCCTCACCTCAGCTACGGCTTGCAAATTCCTACCCAGCGTGTAGGAACTTATGACACCCAACTCGTACGTGAATTCTTTGTGGCGATCGTGAACCATAGCCAAATGACACTCCACATTCGGCAACTGGATGGCATTAATTCCCATCACATCATAGAGGCGACATTTAAAGCCTTTGCAAGAGCAACACGGCTAGCGGTGGAAATTGACTCTCGTCGTGCTGGTGTAATTCCCAGTTCTAAAGGCGTTCTATGA